The Macadamia integrifolia cultivar HAES 741 chromosome 3, SCU_Mint_v3, whole genome shotgun sequence genome segment NNNNNNNNNNNNNNNNNNNNNNNNNNNNNNNNNNNNNNNNNNNNNNNNNNNNNNNNNNNNNNNNNNNNNNNNNNNNNNNNNNNNNNNNNNNNNNNNNNNNNNNNNNNNNNNNNNNNNNNNNNNNNNNNNNNNNNNNNNNNNNNNNNNNNNNNNNNNNNNNNNNNNNNNNNNNNNNNNNNNNNNNNNNNNNNNNNNNNNNNNNNNNNNNNNNNNNNNNNNNNNNNNNNNNNNNNNNNNNNNNNNNNNNNNNNNNNNNNNNNNNNNNNNNNNNNNNNNNNNNNNNNNNNNNNNNNNNNNNNNNNNNNNNNNNNNNNNNNNNNNNNNNNNNNNNNNNNNNNNNNNNNNNNNNNNNNNNNNNNNNNNNNNNNNNNNNNNNNNNNNNNNNNNNNNNNNNNNNNNNNNNNNNNNNNNNNNNNNNNNNNNNNNNNNNNNNNNNNNNNNNNNNNNNNNNNNNNNNNNNNNNNNNNNNNNNNNNNNNNNNNNNNNNNNNNNNNNNNNNNNNNNNNNNNNNNNNNNNNNNNNNNNNNNNNNNNNNNNNNNNNNNNNNNNNNNNNNNNNNNNNNNNNNNNNNNNNNNNNNNNNNNNNNNNNNNNNNNNNNNNNNNNNNNNNNNNNNNNNNNNNNNNNNNNNNNNNNNNNNNNNNNNNNNNNNNNNNNNNNNNNNNNNNNNNNNNNNNNNNNNNNNNNNNNNNNNNNNNNNNNNNNNNNNNNNNNNNNNNNNNNNNNNNNNNNNNNNNNNNNNNNNNNNNNNNNNNNNNNNNNNNNNNNNNNNNNNNNNNNNNNNNNNNNNNNNNNNNNNNNNNNNNNNNNNNNNNNNNNNNNNNNNNNNNNNNNNNNNNNNNNNNNNNNNNNNNNNNNNNNNNNNNNNNNNNNNNNNNNNNNNNNNNNNNNNNNNNNNNNNNNNNNNNNNNNNNNNNNNNNNNNNNNNNNNNNNNNNNNNNNNNNNNNNNNNNNNNNNNNNNNNNNNNNNNNNNNNNNNNNNNNNNNNNNNNNNNNNNNNNNNNNNNNNNNNNNNNNNNNNNNNNNNNNNNNNNNNNNNNNNNNNNNNNNNNNNNNNNNNNNNNNNNNNNNNNNNNNNNNNNNNNNNNNNNNNNNNNNNNNNNNNNNNNNNNNNNNNNNNNNNNNNNNNNNNNNNNNNNNNNNNNNNNNNNNNNNNNNNNNNNNNNNNNNNNNNNNNNNNNNNNNNNNNNNNNNNNNNNNNNNNNNNNNNNNNNNNNNNNNNNNNNNNNNNNNNNNNNNNNNNNNNNNNNNNNNNNNNNNNNNNNNNNNNNNNNNNNNNNNNNNNNNNNNNNNNNNNNNNNNNNNNNNNNNNNNNNNNNNNNNNNNNNNNNNNNNNNNNNNNNNNNNNNNNNNNNNNNNNNNNNNNNNNNNNNNNNNNNNNNNNNNNNNNNNNNNNNNNNNNNNNNNNNNNNNNNNNNNNNNNNNNNNNNNNNNNNNNNNNNNNNNNNNNNNNNNNNNNNNNNNNNNNNNNNNNNNNNNNNNNNNNNNNNNNNNNNNNNNNNNNNNNNNNNNNNNNNNNNNNNNNNNNNNNNNNNNNNNNNNNNNNNNNNNNNNNNNNNNNNNNNNNNNNNNNNNNNNNNNNNNNNNNNNNNNNNNNNNNNNNNNNNNNNNNNNNNNNNNNNNNNNNNNNNNNNNNNNNNNNNNNNNNNNNNNNNNNNNNNNNNNNNNNNNNNNNNNNNNNNNNNNNNNNNNNNNNNNNNNNNNNNNNNNNNNNNNNNNNNNNNNNNNNNNNNNNNNNNNNNNNNNNNNNNNNNNNNNNNNNNNNNNNNNNNNNNNNNNNNNNNNNNNNNNNNNNNNNNNNNNNNNattcaatagctttgtttactttataaattcaaatttgtcttttgccatatatgcaaactttactgtccaaatcccttccctgatgattaatatgtaaacatggtatttggatatgtgtggccaagtctctcatatgtttagtgcctgaaaatagttatgttgatttttttcttatctcatcctattttgagagagagagagagagagagagagagagagagagagatgatgatggcgactgtagaaagaaggaacaacgttgaggaaaaagcaaggagagagagagagagagaattgagaattcccaataaaattgaaggaggagtccgcttctattggatttttattttttatttatttatttatataaaaaaatattagacaaatTAAGTAACCATATCCGTCATCTCTCcatcctaaaaactaggaatcagttacaatataaaaaactaatagatggtttagattaatctaaacttaaatggacggttaatattaaaagaaagtgaaaataaaattacaatacGTACGTCGtgctaccactcgcccttttattatttataggttaatttttttttctttttttgctttccTATGACATATTAAAGAAGATAACTATCTTCAACGATTTGGCTGTGGATTAAACTTTGAAGCGTCTTTGCATCTTATTCACGTTCTCATAACAGGGATCGTGTTTCAGAAACGGTTTGGAAGAGAATATGGGCCATTCAAACACTTCCAAAGATTAAATCACTTATTTGGAAGGCTTGTAATGAGGGAATTGCAACGGGAGGAGGACTGTCGTCTAGAAAAATGCCAATTGATCCTTCTTGTATCAGATGTAGAGCGGTAAAGGAAACGGGGGATCAGCTTCTGCTTGAGTGTCCATTTGCCAGAATAGTATGATTGGGGAATACGCACGCTCACCATTCAGATCAACTAGCAACCCCCCTAGCATACCACGGTGGAAAAGGGGCACTCGTGGCTACTTAAGAGATACAGCTGGGAAGTGAtaaacccctctctctctctcttcctcccacTATGGCGGCCTCTTCTGCTTTTAAATCTTGCCCCCAAATCATAGGTAAACTGGAAATTCAACTTGTTATTTCTTCGAAATTTTGAGTACactttgtctttcttctttcagaataattattgattattattataatagtaCTAAGTATTGGTTTTATTTCCTTGATTTGAATTTCTCAGGACTACCTACTCTGCTTCGCAAGCAACGAAGCTTTAGTATTTATGTACCCAGTTTTGGTTTTCACATTTATGAACCATTGCTTAGCTTTAACAGATTCATTTCTACGCATCCGTAATTAGTGTAGACATTCTTGCTTAGAGATATTTTCATTTCAACATTTGATTGAATATGGGGTGGAAAgcattttgaagaaaaaaaaaatgcataggATAGTATAGATAGTGTTTGCTGCGTACCCATTTCTCTCTAGCCATGAGCCATACCTCACCAGCACCAAAGGCAATGGATAAAACCAAGTACTTGTTAACTGAATCCATGTAGTTACAGAGAAGTGGTGGAAATATCAGTTCAGAAGGATCAAATTTTTAGATTTCAAATAAGGGAATGGAGGATGTAGTTAGTAGGTGAAGATGGGATAAATTCATGTGGATTTGATAAGCTTCAAAACATGTAAAAAAATTATGACGTCGTTGCACATTGAGGCCTGTGTTGTTTATCTTATAGCTCTTTATTTGAAACCTAGGTCGGTCATAAAGTTTTATACAGTTTTTGTTTCAATGTTCATGTCCTAATTGAATAGAAATCTGGTTTCTTCCTTCATGGGTGAtaatttttctgattttcatACATAATGCAACTTCTTCTGATGAACAGATTTTGATTAGGAGTGGAACCTATTATATTGACTTATTATTTGTAACCTAGACTCTGTTGTTAATATTCCACTTCCAAGGTTGATTGAAAAACCAGTTATCAAGAGTAACTATATCAATAATCGTCCCTGGCATCTttgtaatgtagactaggataggggttTAACCAAGTCTCATCTGTAGGAAATTTtaaacaaagaacaaccaatattaTCTAAAGTAGGACATAACTTCCACCAATCAGaattttaagaagaaataattggatcaaacaccaattccttcagtcTTGATCAAATACAAGACCACCACTTTGATCACACACAAAGCACACTCATAAGAGCAAACAACAACATAgctttttttcatttataaaatcGTGGGCTACTAATgagccttttctttatttataatagtgatggggttacaaaatagaaactaaacttagttctcaaaaactgaaataggaaactagtaaaataaaaactcttctagttactaaaactgaaaatagaacatcgaaaaattagaagcttaaaaaaaatagcaactacttattttagaaactaaataagacTGAAATTTAAAAACTAAATAATAAAACTAGTGAACCCCATCACAGtctaactaaaaaggaaactaactagtaatccagTACTCAATCTTGGAGCTCTcattttagacccataaaaatggcccattacactcaaaacatatgggatcaaaggcccaacatgtatggaacccaaccctaggcttattcctaataaaacaaacatATTTTTGTGATTAATCTGCATAACTTTGGCTCTTAAATAAATGGGCAGTGTAAAGGAAATGCTTAAGCTTTGGCTACTATTATGGGAATTTTAAAAGATCTATACTTTGTCTGTTATAGTGGAAAGAACACCTTTTAAGAAGTATTATATAATTTTCAGTTGCAACCCATCAATTCTCTGCAACGACCTTAAATCATTTATGTTCCAAATAACTATTTCATTTGTTTCTTCAATACCATCAAAAGACTAAGTGTTCATCTTGACTGAATCCACCAAGCATTTGCCTTCGTTGTAATCAGTTACATTTCAGCAACATGTCCAAGAATTGTGAGGGAACACTTGGTCAATTAGGGATAAGTATTTAAGTGATGGCACCACCAGAAGGCTTTTCTTTTGGGCATGTTTGGATCTTGAGCTAACGGTTCAATAGCCAAGAATTGTTCTATCCTTTTATGTTTAGTGAGCTACCATCAATAAGCATCTTGGGAATTTCATGCACTTATCTGCATACTCAACTCAAGTCAGGAGTTAAAGCACTGCTCCTATGGAACATGAGAGTTCCCTGTCATAGTTATAGATGGAATCTAAACtgaaaactaaaactaaatctGTTAATCCATCATGCATGTAGACTAAAATCATGGCCATCACAAAAATTAAAATCTCCAATGCTCCAAACAAACAATTGATGGGATTTTTCTAACATAtgtttccattttctttccttgtcttctcttctctcaCTCATGGAGTACATCTTACCTCTTGAATGACAGGAAAGGTTTAAGTgcccaaacaaaaaaacaattGATCGCTCAGTGATGCGAGGTGGTACATATTGTTTAACAATGGAGTGTCCTTTATTGAGGCATCTGGTGATATTCAAAGATCCAATTAGGTGAGTTTGATTAAAACAGCTAATTTAAGGCATAGTGAATCATCATTTGAAATATAGTcacattttctttcattcaattgTTATCCTTGCTTTTTTATCCTTGCTTTTTTATTAGAATGTTGCAAATTAAATAGGTAAAGAGATGCAAGGCAAGTCAGATCTAATCATTGAAAATCACAGTGATGGACATCTTGCAGCTACTTTGCTGGCATACAAGCTAGGCATCATTCAGGTTATATGTTGATTGAGTCTACTTTCTTATTAAATATGTTGGTCACATTACTATTTCAGTAACTAAGACAATTGTTCTCATTTTGTTTTCCTTATGCAGTATACCATTGCTCATGCACTCAAGAAAAGTAAATATCCATATTCAGATATTTATTGGTAAAACTTTTAAGACAAATATCAGTTCTCATGCCAATTCGTTGCTGATCGAATTGCTAGAATCAAACTGATTTTATTATTACCAGTACTTTCCAGGAAATTGCTGGAAGGTACCATTGCATGTTCaatcatctttttatttttcttgtatcaTTAATTTAGTACTCTTTTTGGAGGCCATAATTCTTATGCTTTCAATGTTTCAGCaaggaatacaagctcgttgtaGGCAGGAGCCAGCCAGTCCCAGTCAGACCCTCGGTCCCCCATGTGTCCGACAACCATGCATATGCTACACCATACCATGCTGTACCCTCTCAGGATACAGTACGTCTTATCTGGGCGTAGTAGTCCTACACGACTTACCActgagtgggattagccaataccttaccccctattggcaaggggttatagcactggggTCGTGTTCTTAACCATATGCAAACTACATGCAAGCCATCCAATATGTATTTGTGACTATAACTGTAAGATTGgcctctgagcccatggtaccgaaaatgcacctcggccacaccgtgccatagaccgtcaatattacatcTACTTTCACAAACACACATATACATGTGGTTCTAATAGTAAGActaacctctgagcccacggtactAAAAACGCACCTCGGCCACAACCAcagaccatcaatattacatccaTCACCTCGCATAATACACATCTGTGATCCTAAATGTAAgattgacctctgagcccatagTACCGGACAACACCTCGGCTACATCGTGTTACAGACCGTCAATATTATACCCAACATCACACATAACACAATACACATCTGTGATCCCAGATGTAAGACTGACCTCTAAGTCCATGGTACCGGACAACACCTCGGTCACACCCTACCAGAGACTGTTAATATTACACCTAACATCACACACATTCATAGCATACATCCACAACTCATCATATCTCTCATTGAGTAGCACATGCTTCCAAACTTAGATTCCACACACTTCACCAAGACACATGCATTATCATAGTAAATTcagcaagaagaagagtagTAAATTGCAAGCAAGCACATTAAAGTATATTAGAATATAGTAATGTATAACAAAATacagaaaaacataaaaaacacaGCAAAACACAGAAAACCCCTCACCTGAAATCTCATGTTTGAACTCCTTCACCAATGTCTAAGCCTCGCGTATCCTCCATAATTGTAATTATAAGATTCCTAATCAACAAGGTACATATACATATTGGTTAATCATCAATATAATTAATCTTATATAATTAGTTTCCCTAAATTCATTAAAGTCTATGTCCAGGTTCAACCATAACTGAATTCTTCCCATTCAGTTAAATGGGCATACATCCAACCCATACAGTCATTTGGCTTCACATCCCCATGTCATCCCTGGCAAACGAACAGTAGTCTGTGCTATGGAGCAATCCGCCACATGTGAAGCAAATAGAATGAAGTTCATACTTAATAGCAACTGTAGTATAGTTCCCAAATTTATTCCTGACCTTGGAAAAGAGACGTAAAGctctactttaaaaaaaaaaaaaaaaaaaaaaacactttaaccCTTGCTGTTAGGGGTGGAAGGCTGATTTCCATAGAGTTGAGAATCATCTCAATACACTTGCCAATACCTGAAATGGCATTGCGAATGGGCTCTTCAGAAAAACAAGACTCTGGAATGCCTGATATTTGGATCCATAATGGAATGAACTGTTGTTCAGCTTCGTAAAGATCATCATCAACGGCATGGGGAACTAAATGTAACAGTGATTTGTTAAACCAATAGGGAGAGTTATACAACACTCGATCCCTGTTCAAAGAAGTGGAAAACTCCACATAAAAGTGGCCTTTGTCATAAgatgaaaaaaaggaagaacccTTCGATTCCCAGAGTTGAACCAATGAGTCACGTAGTATATTGCGGTTGGGTTTTGGAAACCCAACAATGTATCCAAAAAAGGATAGAGGTGAGGCAGAACACCCTCGAAAATAACCATTGTTTCCAAGGTTGAGTTTAGGGTTCATCGGAGAGCTCCAAACAGACCGATAATGACTCCGGTGAGTGGGTTTGCGGGTTTTCGGGTTTGGATCGGCCAGCCATACCTGGGTTTGGAGAGAGGGATGGTGCTGGTATCGTCTGCACTGAAGCGGTAGGAGCAGCTGAAGGGTGTGGATGTTGGGACGGTGCTTGACTCAAGTCGACATCATGGGTGATTAACTGGTGGCGCCAGCCGTCGCGATGATGGTGGAGAGACAGGGACGCCTGAGGGAAAATGGGTGCGAGCGATGGAACAGAGACCTCGCTAGGTGTTCGGAATGGGTATGTCGGTGGTTATATAAACAATGTTCCCTTCCTCACGTTCTATGTTATTTGATATGATTTAATAGAATTGTTTAGGGCTGCCCGATCCAGAGTCCAGACTGGTACCGAATCATAACGGATCCGACGTCGATCCGTTGATACAACCCAAGGGTAAGGTGTTGacaatcaatttaaaaaacagaaataaatccTTCTgatcaagttttaaaaccttgctcgGTTCAAAACAATTTATGTGTTATTTAGGTTTCCTCGGTTTTAAGCGGAAAAAAATTTGACTGATGTATATGGCTATAGTGGATGGTATTTGGCAGCATATTGCAATCTTAAAGACGCTTTGGCAGTATTTGGAAGCAGCAGGTGATGGACCCAtatatttaaaatttcaaaatcataGGTTCAGGCAGTGACACTGTGTTCGGAGCTAATTTTGGAAATCTTAATGGCACATATGGGTGGTGAATTCTACATGAAAAATAAATCTCATTCATTCATAGTTCCAATGCAAGTTGAATTGCATCGCTTCAATGATGGACGAAGAAGTTATGGCAACTTTTGTACAATCACACTAAAACGGAGCAAATTGGGAGAGCCTTTGAGAATTTTGGGGAGCTATTGTGAGATTTCCTGCAGTTATGAGTGCATTCCATTAGCTTACCTCTCGCCTgatgttttttgttctttgtcTGATGCGTAATTCGAGGTAAAAAAGCCAATAAAATTGCAAGATCTCGTTTCAACGCATTAGAGAGGTCATGAGTATTGAGTTCTATACAATGGCGCACAGTAAACAAATATTTGGGTGGCTTAGATCAACCCACATCATCGAATTCATTTTGGGCAACTAATATTGAGGCGTGGGTAGAGGCTCTGAGCTCGGACGGCAAAGATTCTATAGCGAGAGTTCTAAGTGGTAGTGCGTATTGAATCTCGTGCATCGGCGCTACACAGAATGTATGACGGAGAATTGTGAACCACAAGAAAGATTCCGATCTAAAAGCTCTCAATGCACTCGAGTTCGGGAGATTGAGATTACCTGATCTAATGGCCAGAATCTCACCCATCTTCTTGAAGGATGATTGGACAGCTCAAAAGCGAGCCACCTTGGCTCGTGATGATACGTAACAGCACGTCGTCAACATGTGAGGTCCTGTTTGTCACAAGGTATCATTTTACTCAAGGATTTGTCCCTGCTCATCCATGTTTCAGTAAAACTGAgatatctttttctttgtaagtCCAAATTGAGTTTTGAGAAGTGTTGTGCGCTCCAAAGAACAAGAGGAACATCTCTATTCAAAGAGAATTTGACTATCTTGCTTCTAGAAGGCGTGGTGCACAAAGATTATAAAGGGTCAATCTATAGAGTTGTATTGAACATTGGAGGCGTGCACGCTGTGTCGGAGGCTGTAAACAACAAGTTGGTCATGGTATTACTCAGGGAGAGGTAATACgcaattcaattttttcttctagGTTATAATTTCATGTTGAGATACCTAGAGTTGATTTAATGAATGAGATTATAAGTTTTATTGATTCAAAATTATACACCTAGTAAGTTGGCGCTTGtcttgataaaaaataaatgcgCAAACGATTCATGGAGATCGTTGAGCATGTATAATAAATACTACAAAGatatgttttaggcatacctgaatccatgactgaagaataaTAACTCCTTAATGTCTTCTGTGTGCTCCTTGTACAAAACGATCAATATTGGTGTAGTCtactctcttttccttttgctttagaTCATTCGTCTCACTTAATTGGTCAGTGATAATTATATATAGGgatgagggtagggaccaaccaggaaaagaaattagggtttcctccccattaaggaaacaatatcttaggtccacacatagtaatatatatttcataccattaagatgtgctaatagaatccaatatctccatagagaccacttaccattattggatcctttctgcttactccatctgtaatCAATACCACTAAATCGATTTtaaaaacaaatcttggactatgctagcctatttaattgaaaatcttacaatctcccacttgggcaacatatgtcacaagttttagattttaaaatttatttaaaatgactctttgatttagataaactgaatgcgACCACAAATAAAATAGTGTTGAATTGAGTGCTCCTTAAACCAAATGTCTTAGtctgaatgagaattacaaacacccaatcgtattgatcatcacatctaaaatGACATGGGACCAAACACGTCAAAGTATTCATAACCTCACTGACTTAGGATGAACATTATGAAtgtgtggtatgaaaataacatgtaatagtgatcatcatgtctatttccaaattggtccaggctcaaaaaccaaatgagccctatgagacaaaTACCGAAGGtttaactacaagcgtctcctaaatgctcaagcttcaatcaaagaagctcattgggactggttCTGAATGTCCCGATACACTAGTACCAGACTTCAATCGAGGTTTTActagcgactggatgtgtgtgtattgactagaatctcagataccgaatgtggtaaatacaccacatataacctcaatatTCTGGAGGAGGCAAATAAATGAGTGCATACACATAACcaaatggccataataaaaatgcatatatattcttgagaataataataatgcatcatatatataaaataaaactgaaagtcaaatgtAACTGAACATATTAAACAAAACTCTCACTAAGAAAATGCATAAAAAGAACTAAAAAGTCCCATATTAATGATATGTTTTTAAAAAACTTTTGGAATCAAACTCTTAACTATTTGACAAATAACTATTGGAATCCATTGATCTTTAGATAAATCTGTTTGATTCCTCCCactttttcataaagaaccttagttTGAACAAAATTAGCAACCATTGGCTAAGAAAGTACATCAATCTAAGGTTAAAATCCATTATCATAATAGTCAAAGAAATATTAAATGATCAATTACATTCCCCAAAATTGAAAGCATTTAAGGTTTTAATAGAAAGTGGCTAGGAAGTCAGAGCtggcaaatataatcatacatatttaccaaaatatacaatatacaAGAACAGAAGACATATTAacatcccaataatataattaaatctgactaattgggctattaatGAGATTTATCCTAGTATtattttcaataactgtaggaaaatAAAAACTGTGGAAAGATCCAAcgtcatcggggtcacacctATGGTGGTAAGATCGCCCAACACGTAGTGAAATATTTCACATGTGAAGCGAGACGCTCAAAACAACACCACTCTGAAGATTCTGTCACCTGTGATGGCAAGAtaagaacctccaaagctatgaagcctAAAACGTCACCCTTACACTATCAAgcaaaatcaatcaaataaagactcacctgtggtggcaataGCACATTGTTCgtcatatggtctccttgactgcaacccatccGAATAGTCAATAATGATCTCACAAACTCAATATCTAACCCACTAAGTGAAAACATAAttactgaaattatgaaaagtTATAGACTTGGATTACTAATAAATGTCCGTGGATTTAGATTTGGGTACAAACAACAAGATGaactatttcagtatttaaaaaaaaaattcattataagcccacaaaagcaacccaCTGTAAACCCAAACAGTCACTATGGAAACACCATAATTTTatagttatcaaagtgagtacattttagtatgacagttttgtacttccagctattatcataaataaaaaaaaaaaactaaatatgaCAATTTTTTATAGTGACAATATGCTAAATATGAAActtcataacatttattcatgataacagaaaacacatgaaatatgttactttatctataattcattagatatacgaAGTTGTATACAAGTATAAACTTTCAgcccaaatgactttaatatctaataTAAACATTAGCATATAAACTTTaagtcaatcataataaagTCTCTTAATT includes the following:
- the LOC122072832 gene encoding uncharacterized protein LOC122072832, which codes for MNPKLNLGNNGYFRGCSASPLSFFGYIVGFPKPNRNILRDSLVQLWESKGSSFFSSYDKGHFYVEFSTSLNRDRVLYNSPYWFNKSLLHLVPHAVDDDLYEAEQQFIPLWIQISGIPESCFSEEPIRNAISGIL